The following DNA comes from Curtobacterium sp. 9128.
CACGGGTCTCGTTGACCAGGTCGATGAGCGCGGCGAGGGTCGTCGACTTGCCGGACCCGGTGGGGCCGGTGACGAGCACGAGCCCACGCGGCAGCTTGGCGAAGTCGCCGACGTGCTCCGGGATCCCGAGCTGCTTGAGCGTCTTGATCTTGGTGGGGATGATGCGGAAGGCCGCTCCCCAGTTGCCGCGCTGCTGGTAGTAGTTCACGCGGAAGCGGTACTCCGGCGACAGCGAGTACGCGAAGTCGAGCTCCTGCTCGTGGTCGAACTGCCCGGCCTGCTCGACGGTCATCAGGGTCTTCAGCGCCGCGATGACCTTGTTCCGCGCCCAAGGCCCGCCGGGAACGGCGGGGCGGAGTCCGCCGTCGACACGGACGGTCGGCGGGGCGTCGGCGGTGACGTGGAGGTCGGATGCGCCCTGGTAGACGACCTGGGCGAGGGCGGTGATGAGGTCGGGGTCCGCGACTTCACGAGCGTGGCGCGTGAAGCCGATCTCCGGCAGCGGCTCGGCACCCGGTGCGACGGCGGGCGTCGCGAACACGGTGGGTGCGTGCACGGCCGGGAGGACCGTGGTCGGTTCAGCAGGGACGACCGGCAGGTGCTGGGTCGCCTGGTCCGCGTACCCGTAGGACGCCATCGAGGGCGGGACCGCCGCCGGCGGCGTGGCCGGACGCGCCTGCGGCTGCGCGACCGGCACGGCGACGGGCGAACCGGACGGTGCGGGCCACCCGGCGAGGTCGTCGGACAGGTCGTAGACGGGCACGGCTGGCGCGGGCGCAGCGGCAGGGGCCGGCGCAGCGGCGGTCGCCTCCGACTGCGACGCCAGGCGCGCGGCACGTCGGCCGCCGACCTCGGTCCCGGGACGGCCGGGGTGCCAGCCGTCGATGGGGTCGTTGACGTCGGGGATGTCGTACACGGAGTCGGTCATCGGTTCGTGCCCTTCGCCTACGCCACCACGCGCAGGATCTCGTCGACGCTCGTCAGCCCGAGCTTCACCTTTTCCCAGCCGTCCTGCCGGAGCGTGAGCATGCCCTGCTCCTGTGCGACGCGGCTGATCTCGGCGCTGGAGGCCCGTGCGACGGCGAGGCGCTCGATCTCCTCGGAGACGGTCATGACCTCGTGCAGGGCGATGCGACCGCGGTACCCGGTGTTCGAGCAGACGGCACAGCCCACCGGTGCGAAGAACGGCGGGATCGTGGCGTCGTCGTCACCGACGAAGCCCATCACCCGGAGCTGGTCGAACGTGTACTCGGCCGGGGCCTTGCAGCGGTCGCAGAGCTTGCGGGCGAGACGCTGGGCGACGACGCAGTCGAGCGCCGAGCCGACCAGGAACGGCTCGATGTCCATCTCGGTCAGACGGGTGATCGCCGAGGGGGCGTCGTTCGTGTGCAGCGTGGACAGCACGAGGTGACCGGTGAGCGATGCCTCGATCGCGATCTGGGCGGTCTCGTGGTCGCGGATCTCACCGAGGAGCACGACGTCGGGGTCGGAACGCAGGATCGACCGGAGCGCGGACGCGAAGGTCAGGCCGGCCTTCGGGTTGACCTGCACCTGGTTGATGCCCGCCATCCGGTACTCGACCGGGTCTTCGACCGTGATGACGTTGATCTCGGGTCGGGCGACGGCGTTGAGCGTCGTGTACAGGGTCGTCGACTTGCCCGACCCGGTGGGGCCGGTGACGAGGATCATGCCGTACGGCTTGGAGTAGGACCGCTGGTACGCGTCGAAGTTCTGCTCGAGCAGGTTGAGGTCCTTGAGGGACATCGACGTGTTCGTGTTGTCGAGGATTCGCATGACGACCTTCTCGCCCCACACGGTGGGGAGGGTCGCCACGCGGAGGTCGATCTGGCGGCCACCGTGGCGGACGGACATGCGGCCGTCCTGCGGCTTGCGACGCTCGGCGATGTCGATGTCGCTCATGATCTTCAGACGGCTGATGACACCGTTCTGGATGTTCTTGGGCGCAGGGGCCATCTCGTGCAGCACGCCGTCGATGCGGTAGCGCACCCGGACCTCGTGCTCGCCGGGCTCGATGTGGATGTCGGACGCGTGGTCCTGGATCGCCTGCGAGACGAGCAGGTTCACGAAGCGGACGATCGGGACGTCGTCGAGCGAGCCCTCGCCGATGTCGACCTGCTGCTGCGCATTCGCCGTCGCCTCTTCTTCGAGGGAGGACGTCAGGTCGTTGAGCTCGTCGTCGGCACGCAGGTAGCGGTCGAGCGCCGCGGCGAGGTCGCGTTCCTCGACCTGGAGCGGCTTGATGGCACGGCCGGAGGCGGCACGGGCGTCGTCGACCGCGAGCACGTTCGTCGGGTTCACCATCGCGAGGACGAGGACCTCGCCCTCGAAGCCGATGCCGAGCACCTGGTGCCGCCGGCAGAGCGCCGCTGGGAGCATCGACACCGCGGTGCCGTCGACCGGGTAGTCGGTCAGGGGGACGGTCTTGGAGTTGTTCGACGCCGCACGTGCGGTGATGAACTGCGCCTCGCTGACGACGCCACGGTCGACGAGGGAGCGGATCGAGCGTTCGTCGATCTCCTCGTCGCCGGTGAGCGAGTCGAGGTGCTCGATCGGGAGTGCTCCGTTGAGGATCAGGATCTCGGAGAGCGTCGCCATGAGTCTCGCTGCCTCCTTCGGGTTGCGTGAGGACGTCGTGGTGCGTCGACAGGGTTCGACGCCTGTCCACGCTATGGCCGGGACCGGCGGGTACCGAAGTCCCAGAATGAGGGCCGGAGGGCATCGGGGCGCACCCAGAACAGGGGACGGTGGACGGGCGCGGAATCGATCGTGCTGTGGAGGAGAGGAAATCCCTCGACGTGCGCGGCACTCGCAGGACATGATGAGTCATGGACATCACGAGCGTGACCGTGGGGCTGCCCGTCACCGACATCGAAGCGTCCTGCCTCTGGTACGGCGCGGTGTTCGAGCGCGTCGAGCCTGACCTCGAGCCGGACGAGGGCATCGCCGAGTACGAGATCGGCGGCATCTGGATCCAGCTCTTCGAGGATGACCAGGCCGAGGAGAACGCGGTCATCGTCCGCTTCGGCGTCGACGACGTCGCCGCGCAGCACACCCGGATCGGCGCGCTCGGCATCGACGTCGGCCCCATCGAGTGCGTCGACGGCGCCGTCGACTGGTTCGACGTCCGCGACCCCGACGGCAACGTGCTCAGCCTCTACTCGCTCGCGGACGAGACGGGGCGCGGATCAGGCGGTCGCGACAGCGACGCCGGCCGCACGATCTAGACGCGACCGAACGGCGGACGGGAGGCTCGGTGCCAGCTGGCACCGAGCCTCCAGTCGGTCTGTGGCAAGGAGATCCGGCAAGCCCTGGACAGGCACCCGGCACAGTGCCAACATGGCCGCCATGCAGAACACACGTATTTCAGATGTGGTACAGCGGCGATGCGCAGCGGCGGTCGTCGCCGCAGCGCTGGTGCTCGGATCGACGCTCGTCGCGTCCCCGGCGCAGGCGGCGCAGTTCACCGCGAGGGTCGGCGCGATCGCGCACAACGCGGGTGACGTGACCCTGGCGGGTACGGGTGACGCCGGCGATCTCGTCTCGATCACCCCCTCGGACGGTGCGCCCATCGAGACCCGCGTCAAGCCGAACGGCTCGTGGCGGACAACGGCGCACGTCGACGGGTTCGGGGACCACACCTTCCGCGTCGCCGACTCGATCGGCTCCCCCGTGGCGACCCTCCGCGCGAGCACCCACGAGGTGAGCTTCGAGCGGATCATGGTCGCCCGCGAGAACTGGAACCGGTCCCTGAAGATCGACGGCATCGGCTTCGAGCCCCGCAGCCGCATCGAGCTCACCCTCGACGGCGTACCGACCGCGACCACCACGACCGACCGCGACGGCGCCTTCGCCCACCGGATCTCCGGCGTGCGCTTCGGCGACCACACCCTCACGACCGTGGAGCGCTTCGACGGGACGGAGCAGCTGCGCGTGAACACCTCGGCGAAGCTCGAACCCTCCCCCTTCGTGGACGCGGTCCGGGTCGACCCCGTCGCCCGCACCGTGCACCTCGAGGGGCGCGGCCCGGCCGGCACCGACATGCGGTTCGTCGACGAATCAGGAGCGCCGTGGTCACTGACCGACGGGCAGGACTGGACGGCGAACACCGATGGCACGTGGAGCGCCGATCTGGCGTACCCGCCCGCCGGGACCCGGTTCATGGGCATCGTCGCCGAGGTGTACGACGCCGGCAAGCTCATCGGTTCCACGACGAGCGGAGCGACGATCCCGTTCCCGGTGACCGCGGACGTGACGAAGGCCACCGCCAAGAAGCTCGTCCTCAGCGGATCCGCCGAGCCCGGCGCCCGCCTGTCGTTCACCGACGCCGACGGCACACCGGTGACCGACGCCGACGGCAACCGTGTCGAGCCGCCGGTGCCCGGGTCGTCGCAGTGGACCGTGACGCTCGACCCACGTCGCATGGCCGGCGGCACCGTGACCGTCTCGGCCACGGGCGACGACGGTCCCCTCGGCAGCGTCACGCGGACGTACCGCTGACCACATCCAGTCCGGCAACGAGCGAGGGCCCCGCATCCTGGTGGATGCGGGGCCCTCGTCAGTGGATCACCCGGCTCAGTTGTACGTGCCCGGCGTGAAGTCGTCCGACGAGAAGCTGTCGAAGTCGACGAAGCTCAGGTCGGCGTCCGAGAACGACGAGTCGTCCGCGAAGATGCGGTTCGGGTACCGCTCCGCCTTCGCTTCCTCCGTCGCGTTCACGTCCACGTCGCGGTACCGGCTGAGGCCCGTCCCGGCGGGGATGAGCTTCCCGATGATGACGTTCTCCTTGAGGCCGACGAGGTGGTCCTGCTTGCCCTCCATGGCCGCCTGCGTGAGCACGCGGGTGGTCTCCTGGAAGGACGCGGCGGACAGCCACGACTCGGTCGCGAGGGACGCCTTGGTGATGCCCATGACCTCCTGACGAGCGGAAGCGGTCTTGCGACCCTCCTGCAGCGCCGCACGGTTGATCTCGTTGTACCGCGAGCGGTCGACGAGCTCACCCGGGAGCAGGTCCGTGTCGGCGTGGTCGACGACCGTCACCTTGCGGAGCATCTGGCGGACGATGACCTCGATGTGCTTGTCGTGGATCGGCACACCCTGCGAGCCGTACACGTCCTGCACACCGTTGACGAGGTGCTTCTGGACCTCACGGACGCCCTTCACACGGAGGACCTCCTTCGGGTCCACCGTGCCGGCGATGAACTGCTCGCCGAGCTCGACGTGCTGGCCGTCCTCGATGAGGAGGGTCGCACGCTTGAGCACCGGGTAGATGAACGGCTCGTCACCGTTGTCCGGCGTGAGGATGATCCGACGACCCTTGTCCGTGTCCTCGACGACGACGCGGCCGGGGGCCTCGGCGATCGGGGACGCGCCCTTCGGGGTACGGGCCTCGAAGAGCTCGGTGACACGGGGCAGACCCTGGGTGATGTCGTCGGCGGACGCCGAACCACCCGTGTGGAAGGTACGCATCGTCAGCTGGGTACCTGGCTCACCGATGGACTGCGCGGCGATGATGCCGACGGCCTCACCGATGTCGACCAGGTTGCCCGTGGCGAGCGACCGGCCGTAGCACTTCGCGCAGACACCGACGGCCGACTCGCAGGTCAGCACCGAGCGCACCTTGATGCTCTCGACACCGGCCGCCACCAGCTTGTCGATGAGGACGTCACCGACGTCCTCGCCTGCCTCGGCGACGACCGTGCCCTTCGCGTCCGTCGCCGGGGTGGCGAGGGTGCGCGAGTACACGGTGTTCTCGACGCGGGCGTCGCGGACGAGCTTGCCGTCGGCGTCGACCGTGGCGATCGGCAGCTCGAGGCCGCGCGTGGTGCCGCAGTCGTCCTCGCGGATGATGACGTCCTGCGAGACGTCCACGAGACGACGGGTGAGGTACCCGGAGTCCGCGGTCCGGAGCGCGGTGTCGGCCAGACCCTTCCGAGCACCGTGGGTGGCGATGAAGTACTCCGCCACGGTCAGGCCCTCGCGGTACGAGTTGATGATCGGGCGGGCGATGATCTCGCCCTTCGGGTTGTTCACCAGACCACGCATACCGGCGATGTTGCGGACCTGCAGCCAGTTACCACGGGCGCCGGAGGACACCATGCGGTTGATCGTGTTGTCGATGGGGAAGTTGTCCCGCATCTCCTGCGCGATCTCGTTGGTGGCCTCGGTCCAGATCTTGATCAGGTCGGCGCGACGTTCCGCGTCGGTGATCAGACCCTTGTCGAACTCGCCCTGGACCTTGGCGGCCTGCGCCTCGTAGCCCGCGATGATCTCCTTCTTGCGAGGAGGCGTCACGACGTCGGAGAGCGCGACGGTCACACCGGAGCGCGTGCCCCAGTAGAAGCCGGCGTCCTTGATCCGGTCGAGCGCAGCGGCCGTCTCGGTCTTGGAGTAGCGCTCGGCGAGGTCGTTGACGATCGCGGAGAGCGTGCCCTTGTCGGTGACCCGCTGGACGAACGGGTAGTCCGCCGGCAGGGTCTCGTTGAAGAGCGCGCGACCCAGGGTCGTCTCGAGGAGGATCGGCTGACCGACCTCGTAGCCCTCGGGGGCTTCACCCTCGGCGAAGTGGACACCCGACATGCGGATCTTCACCTTGGCGTTCAGGTGCAGCGTGTTCTGGTCCTTCGCGAGGATCGCCTCGGCGACGGAGGAGAACGCACGGCCCTCACCGACGGCGCCCTCGCGGACGGTCGTCAGGTGGTGCAGACCGATGATCATGTCCTGCGCGGGCAGGGTGACCGGACGGCCGTCCGACGGCTTGAGGATGTTGTTCGAGGCGAGCATCAGGATGCGTGCCTCGGCCTGGGCCTCGACCGACAGCGGCAGGTGCACGGCCATCTGGTCACCGTCGAAGTCCGCGTTGAACGCAGCACACACGAGCGGGTGGAGCTGGATGGCCTTGCCCTCGACGAGCTGCGGCTCGAACGCCTGGATGCCCAGACGGTGCAGCGTCGGCGCACGGTTCAGCAGGACGGGGCGCTCGCGGATGATCTCCTCGAGGACGTCCCACACCTGCGGACGCGAACGCTCGACCATGCGCTTGGCCGACTTGATGTTCTGCGCGTGCGACAGGTCGATGAGGCGCTTGATGACGAACGGCTTGAACAGCTCGAGGGCCATCTGCTTGGGCAGACCGCACTGGTGGAGCTTGAGCTGCGGGCCGACGATGATGACCGAACGACCCGAGTAGTCGACGCGCTTGCCGAGCAGGTTCTGGCGGAAACGACCCTGCTTGCCCTTGAGCATGTCGCTCAGGGACTTCAGGGCGCGGTTGCCGGTTCCCGTGACGGGGCGACCACGACGACCGTTGTCGAACAGCGCGTCGACCGCTTCCTGCAGCATGCGCTTCTCGTTGTTCACGATGATCTCGGGGGCACCGAGGTCGAGCAGGCGGCGGAGACGGTTGTTGCGGTTGATCACACGACGGTAGAGGTCGTTGAGGTCCGAGGTGGCGAAGCGGCCACCGTCGAGCTGCACCATCGGGCGGAGCTCCGGCGGGATGACCGGGACGACGTCGAGGACCATCGCTGCCGGCGAGTTGCCGGTGGCGAGGAAGGAGGAGACGACGCGCAGACGCTTGATCGCGCGGATCTTCTTCTGGCCCTTGCCCTCGGCGATCTGCAGACGGAGCGACTCGGCCTCTGCGGCCAGGTCGAACGCCTCGAGACGGAGCTTGATCGCCTCGGCGCCCATGTAGGCGTCGAAGTAGATCCCGAACCGGTCCTGCAGCTCGTGGAAGACGGCGTCCTCGGGCTTGAGGTCGCCCACCTTGAGGTTGCGGAAGTCCTCCCACACGCGCTCGAGGCGGGTGATGTCCTCGTCGAACGACTTGCGGACCTGGGACATCTCCTTCTCGGCGGTGTCCTTGGTGCGGCGCTTGATGTCGGCCTTGGCGCCCTCTTCCTCGAGCGCTGCGAGGTCGTCCTCGAGCTTCTTGAGGCGGTCGGCGATGATCGAGTCGCGCTGGTTCTCGAGGTTCTTGATCTCGAGGCGCATCTCGTTCTCGAGACCCGGCATGTCAGCGTGCCGGCCCTCTTCGTCGATGCTGATGATCATGTACGCGGCGAAGTAGATGACCTTCTCGAGGTCCTTCGGCGCCATGTCCAGCAGGTAGCCCAGGCGCGACGGGACGCCCTTGAAGTACCAGATGTGCGTGACGGGTGCGGCGAGCTCGATGTGGCCCATGCGCTCACGACGGACCGAGGACTTGGTGACCTCGACGCCGCAGCGCTCGCAGACGATGCCCTTGAAGCGGACACGCTTGTACTTGCCGCAGGCGCACTCCCAGTCCCGGGAAGGAC
Coding sequences within:
- a CDS encoding DNA-directed RNA polymerase subunit beta', which codes for MLEATSFDALRIGLATAEDIRQWSYGEVKKPETINYRTLKPEKDGLFGEQIFGPSRDWECACGKYKRVRFKGIVCERCGVEVTKSSVRRERMGHIELAAPVTHIWYFKGVPSRLGYLLDMAPKDLEKVIYFAAYMIISIDEEGRHADMPGLENEMRLEIKNLENQRDSIIADRLKKLEDDLAALEEEGAKADIKRRTKDTAEKEMSQVRKSFDEDITRLERVWEDFRNLKVGDLKPEDAVFHELQDRFGIYFDAYMGAEAIKLRLEAFDLAAEAESLRLQIAEGKGQKKIRAIKRLRVVSSFLATGNSPAAMVLDVVPVIPPELRPMVQLDGGRFATSDLNDLYRRVINRNNRLRRLLDLGAPEIIVNNEKRMLQEAVDALFDNGRRGRPVTGTGNRALKSLSDMLKGKQGRFRQNLLGKRVDYSGRSVIIVGPQLKLHQCGLPKQMALELFKPFVIKRLIDLSHAQNIKSAKRMVERSRPQVWDVLEEIIRERPVLLNRAPTLHRLGIQAFEPQLVEGKAIQLHPLVCAAFNADFDGDQMAVHLPLSVEAQAEARILMLASNNILKPSDGRPVTLPAQDMIIGLHHLTTVREGAVGEGRAFSSVAEAILAKDQNTLHLNAKVKIRMSGVHFAEGEAPEGYEVGQPILLETTLGRALFNETLPADYPFVQRVTDKGTLSAIVNDLAERYSKTETAAALDRIKDAGFYWGTRSGVTVALSDVVTPPRKKEIIAGYEAQAAKVQGEFDKGLITDAERRADLIKIWTEATNEIAQEMRDNFPIDNTINRMVSSGARGNWLQVRNIAGMRGLVNNPKGEIIARPIINSYREGLTVAEYFIATHGARKGLADTALRTADSGYLTRRLVDVSQDVIIREDDCGTTRGLELPIATVDADGKLVRDARVENTVYSRTLATPATDAKGTVVAEAGEDVGDVLIDKLVAAGVESIKVRSVLTCESAVGVCAKCYGRSLATGNLVDIGEAVGIIAAQSIGEPGTQLTMRTFHTGGSASADDITQGLPRVTELFEARTPKGASPIAEAPGRVVVEDTDKGRRIILTPDNGDEPFIYPVLKRATLLIEDGQHVELGEQFIAGTVDPKEVLRVKGVREVQKHLVNGVQDVYGSQGVPIHDKHIEVIVRQMLRKVTVVDHADTDLLPGELVDRSRYNEINRAALQEGRKTASARQEVMGITKASLATESWLSAASFQETTRVLTQAAMEGKQDHLVGLKENVIIGKLIPAGTGLSRYRDVDVNATEEAKAERYPNRIFADDSSFSDADLSFVDFDSFSSDDFTPGTYN
- a CDS encoding VOC family protein; the protein is MDITSVTVGLPVTDIEASCLWYGAVFERVEPDLEPDEGIAEYEIGGIWIQLFEDDQAEENAVIVRFGVDDVAAQHTRIGALGIDVGPIECVDGAVDWFDVRDPDGNVLSLYSLADETGRGSGGRDSDAGRTI
- a CDS encoding ATPase, T2SS/T4P/T4SS family: MATLSEILILNGALPIEHLDSLTGDEEIDERSIRSLVDRGVVSEAQFITARAASNNSKTVPLTDYPVDGTAVSMLPAALCRRHQVLGIGFEGEVLVLAMVNPTNVLAVDDARAASGRAIKPLQVEERDLAAALDRYLRADDELNDLTSSLEEEATANAQQQVDIGEGSLDDVPIVRFVNLLVSQAIQDHASDIHIEPGEHEVRVRYRIDGVLHEMAPAPKNIQNGVISRLKIMSDIDIAERRKPQDGRMSVRHGGRQIDLRVATLPTVWGEKVVMRILDNTNTSMSLKDLNLLEQNFDAYQRSYSKPYGMILVTGPTGSGKSTTLYTTLNAVARPEINVITVEDPVEYRMAGINQVQVNPKAGLTFASALRSILRSDPDVVLLGEIRDHETAQIAIEASLTGHLVLSTLHTNDAPSAITRLTEMDIEPFLVGSALDCVVAQRLARKLCDRCKAPAEYTFDQLRVMGFVGDDDATIPPFFAPVGCAVCSNTGYRGRIALHEVMTVSEEIERLAVARASSAEISRVAQEQGMLTLRQDGWEKVKLGLTSVDEILRVVA
- a CDS encoding type IV pilus twitching motility protein PilT, producing MTDSVYDIPDVNDPIDGWHPGRPGTEVGGRRAARLASQSEATAAAPAPAAAPAPAVPVYDLSDDLAGWPAPSGSPVAVPVAQPQARPATPPAAVPPSMASYGYADQATQHLPVVPAEPTTVLPAVHAPTVFATPAVAPGAEPLPEIGFTRHAREVADPDLITALAQVVYQGASDLHVTADAPPTVRVDGGLRPAVPGGPWARNKVIAALKTLMTVEQAGQFDHEQELDFAYSLSPEYRFRVNYYQQRGNWGAAFRIIPTKIKTLKQLGIPEHVGDFAKLPRGLVLVTGPTGSGKSTTLAALIDLVNETRADHIVTVEDPIEFMHDHKKAIINQREVGADTHSFAKALKHVLRQDPDVILIGELRDLETISVALTAAETGHLVFATLHTQSAPGTIDRVIDVFPPHQQGQIRTQLASTLEGVVCQTLVPKASGSGRVVATEIMTTTPAIGNLIREGKTYQITSAMQAGRDAGMHTMDQDLAELVNVGTITRRAAMEKVHDHEGFDRLVQRVESPSDSSAAAIAASGIDFGDKFSGGH